A single region of the Plantactinospora soyae genome encodes:
- the gyrA gene encoding DNA gyrase subunit A, with amino-acid sequence MTDTPESSANEPEQETAAGGAVAQHDRIEPVGLEVEMQRSYLDYAMSVIVGRALPDVRDGLKPVHRKILYAMFDSGYRPDRGYVKCSRVVGDVMGQFHPHGDSSIYDALVRMAQTWSLRYPLVDGNGNFGSPGNDPAAAMRYTECKLDPLAMEMLRDIDEDTVDFQDNYDGRAKEPTILPSRVPNLLLNGSEGIAVGMATKIPPHNLREIGAAVQWCLENPDADEATTLDELIGIVKGPDFPTHGLIVGTTPIQDAYRTGRGSIRMRAVVEVEEDKKGRTCLVVTELPYQVNPDNLAERIAELIKEGKLAGIADIRDESSGRTGMRIVLVLKRDAVAKVVLNNLYKHTQLQETFGANMLALVDGVPRTLNLAQFIRYYVEHQINVIRRRTAYRLRKAEERAHILRGLVKALDALDDVIALIRRSPTVDEARQGLIQLLEIDEVQATAILDMQLRRLAALERQKIIDELAKIEIEIADLKDILAKPERQRKIVSEELGEIVAKWGDERRTKIVPFEGEVSMEDLIAREDVVVTITRTGYAKRTKVDLYRSQRRGGKGVSGATLRQDDIVSHFFVCSTHDWMLFFTNKGRVYRAKAYELPEASRVAKGQHVANLLAFQPDEQIAQVIEIPDYQVAPYLVLATRNGLVKKTKLEEFDSNRSGGVIAINLRDEDELVGAALAGPGDDLLLVSKQAQAIRFNATDEALRPMGRATSGVIGMRFTDDDVLLAMEVVREGMNLDVLVATNGGYAKRTPIEVYPVQGRGGKGVLTAKITERRGGLVGAVVISPDDELFAITSNGGVIRTPVKPVRRTRDRNTMGVKLMDLPDGVTIVAIARNADEPDEQD; translated from the coding sequence GTGACGGATACTCCCGAGTCCTCCGCGAACGAGCCAGAGCAGGAGACCGCTGCCGGCGGCGCGGTCGCTCAGCACGATCGGATCGAACCGGTCGGGCTCGAGGTGGAGATGCAGCGCTCCTACCTCGACTACGCGATGAGCGTGATCGTCGGGCGGGCACTGCCGGACGTGCGGGACGGGCTCAAGCCCGTACACCGCAAGATTCTCTACGCCATGTTCGACTCCGGCTACCGGCCGGACCGGGGGTACGTGAAGTGCTCCCGGGTGGTCGGCGACGTGATGGGTCAGTTCCACCCGCACGGCGACTCCTCCATCTACGACGCCCTGGTCCGGATGGCCCAGACCTGGTCCCTGCGCTACCCGCTGGTCGACGGCAACGGCAACTTCGGCTCTCCGGGTAACGACCCGGCAGCCGCCATGCGCTACACCGAGTGCAAGCTCGACCCGTTGGCGATGGAGATGCTCCGGGACATCGACGAGGACACCGTCGACTTCCAGGACAACTACGACGGCCGGGCCAAGGAGCCGACGATCCTGCCGTCGCGCGTGCCCAACCTGCTGCTCAACGGCTCCGAGGGCATCGCGGTCGGAATGGCGACCAAGATCCCGCCGCACAACCTGCGGGAGATCGGCGCGGCGGTGCAGTGGTGCCTGGAGAACCCGGACGCCGACGAGGCGACCACCCTCGACGAGCTGATCGGGATCGTCAAGGGGCCGGACTTCCCGACGCACGGCCTGATCGTCGGGACGACCCCGATCCAGGACGCGTACCGGACCGGGCGTGGCTCGATCCGGATGCGCGCGGTGGTCGAGGTCGAGGAGGACAAGAAGGGCCGGACCTGCCTGGTCGTCACCGAGCTGCCGTACCAGGTCAACCCCGACAACCTGGCCGAGCGGATCGCCGAGCTGATCAAGGAGGGGAAGCTCGCCGGGATCGCCGACATCCGGGACGAGTCCTCCGGGCGTACGGGCATGCGGATCGTGCTGGTGCTCAAGCGCGACGCGGTGGCGAAGGTGGTGCTGAACAACCTCTACAAGCACACCCAGCTCCAGGAGACCTTCGGCGCCAACATGCTGGCCCTGGTCGACGGGGTGCCCCGGACGCTCAACCTGGCACAGTTCATCCGCTACTACGTCGAGCACCAGATCAACGTGATCCGCCGGCGTACCGCGTACCGGTTGCGGAAGGCCGAGGAGCGGGCGCATATCCTCCGGGGTCTGGTCAAGGCGCTGGACGCGCTCGACGACGTCATCGCGTTGATCCGTCGCTCGCCCACGGTGGACGAGGCCCGGCAGGGTCTGATCCAGCTGCTGGAGATCGACGAGGTACAGGCCACGGCGATCCTGGACATGCAGCTGCGCCGGCTCGCCGCGCTGGAACGTCAGAAGATCATCGACGAGTTGGCCAAGATCGAGATCGAGATCGCGGACCTCAAGGACATCCTGGCCAAGCCGGAGCGGCAGCGGAAGATCGTTTCCGAGGAGCTCGGCGAGATCGTGGCCAAGTGGGGCGACGAGCGCCGGACCAAGATCGTGCCCTTCGAGGGCGAGGTCTCGATGGAGGACCTGATCGCCCGCGAGGACGTGGTGGTCACCATCACCCGGACCGGCTACGCCAAGCGGACCAAGGTCGACCTCTACCGCTCGCAGCGGCGCGGCGGCAAGGGGGTCAGTGGCGCCACGCTTCGGCAGGACGATATCGTCAGCCACTTCTTTGTCTGCTCGACGCACGACTGGATGCTCTTCTTCACCAATAAGGGGAGGGTCTACCGGGCCAAGGCGTACGAGTTGCCAGAGGCCAGTAGGGTGGCGAAAGGTCAGCACGTGGCCAATCTGCTCGCCTTCCAGCCGGACGAGCAGATCGCCCAGGTCATCGAGATCCCGGACTACCAGGTCGCGCCCTACCTGGTGCTGGCCACCAGGAACGGCCTGGTGAAGAAGACGAAGTTGGAGGAGTTCGATTCCAACCGTTCCGGCGGCGTGATCGCGATCAACCTCCGGGACGAGGACGAGCTGGTAGGAGCGGCGCTGGCGGGACCCGGGGACGATCTCCTGCTGGTGTCCAAGCAGGCGCAGGCGATTCGGTTCAACGCCACGGACGAGGCGCTCCGGCCGATGGGCCGGGCCACGTCGGGGGTGATCGGGATGCGGTTCACCGACGACGACGTGCTGTTGGCGATGGAGGTAGTCCGCGAGGGCATGAACCTGGATGTCCTGGTGGCGACGAACGGGGGATACGCAAAACGTACCCCGATCGAGGTGTACCCCGTGCAGGGTAGGGGAGGTAAAGGGGTGCTGACCGCGAAGATCACCGAACGCCGTGGTGGTCTGGTCGGTGCGGTCGTGATCAGCCCGGACGACGAGCTGTTTGCCATCACCAGCAACGGCGGTGTGATCCGGACTCCCGTGAAGCCTGTACGCCGAACGCGTGATCGGAACACAATGGGGGTCAAACTGATGGACCTACCAGACGGCGTGACTATTGTGGCGATTGCTCGCAATGCCGACGAGCCTGACGAACAGGACTAG
- a CDS encoding DUF3566 domain-containing protein, with translation MTETQAKSGAAGASTNPVDEEAGGAGAPATGRTAVGRAVVPADAPSPKFTRAPGMPPPPEQLPEESASTSAQADGSLEETAPVAKDAEETVTYPVASSPAPRVTVGAGRVEPADRAEQSAPTGRLEQPGSSSRTERIPNRTERPAVPTASGAESTQPISSAQQGAFRPGRAGGTPQPQTPTSRFGFGGPAARPATGVGAAGATGGPGAGGGGGAAAGGAGAVGAARVTEAVRAARSTVSSAASRGPRRARLNLKRIDPWSVMKFSFAVSLVLFIVVIVATSVLYLALDAMGVFDSVNGTLTDMLSATGGQGGSTFKITAKGVILTSGLIGLVNVVLFTALATLAAFIYNVCADLVGGVELTLAERD, from the coding sequence ATGACGGAGACACAGGCGAAGTCGGGGGCTGCGGGGGCCTCGACCAACCCGGTCGACGAGGAGGCCGGCGGTGCCGGCGCACCAGCGACCGGCCGCACGGCAGTCGGCCGGGCGGTAGTCCCCGCTGACGCGCCGTCCCCCAAGTTCACCCGGGCGCCGGGCATGCCGCCGCCACCCGAGCAGCTTCCCGAGGAGTCGGCCAGCACGTCGGCCCAGGCCGACGGCAGCCTCGAGGAGACGGCGCCGGTCGCGAAGGACGCCGAGGAGACCGTGACCTACCCGGTCGCATCCTCCCCGGCCCCGAGGGTCACCGTCGGAGCCGGTCGGGTAGAGCCGGCCGATAGAGCCGAGCAGTCCGCCCCGACCGGCCGGTTGGAGCAACCGGGCTCGTCCAGCCGTACCGAACGCATCCCGAACCGGACCGAACGGCCGGCCGTCCCCACGGCGAGCGGTGCCGAGTCGACCCAGCCGATCTCCAGCGCCCAGCAGGGTGCCTTCCGGCCCGGGCGGGCCGGTGGAACGCCCCAACCCCAGACCCCGACGAGTCGGTTCGGGTTCGGCGGTCCCGCCGCGCGGCCGGCCACCGGAGTCGGCGCCGCCGGGGCGACCGGCGGCCCGGGTGCCGGCGGCGGCGGTGGTGCGGCCGCCGGTGGTGCCGGAGCGGTCGGTGCCGCGCGGGTGACCGAGGCCGTTCGCGCCGCCCGCAGCACGGTCAGCTCGGCGGCCTCGCGGGGTCCACGTCGGGCCCGGCTGAACCTGAAGCGGATCGACCCCTGGTCCGTCATGAAGTTCTCGTTCGCGGTCTCGCTGGTGCTCTTCATCGTGGTGATCGTCGCAACGTCCGTGCTCTATCTCGCGCTCGACGCGATGGGCGTCTTCGACAGCGTGAACGGCACGCTCACCGACATGCTCAGCGCGACCGGCGGTCAGGGCGGCAGCACCTTCAAGATCACCGCCAAGGGTGTCATCCTCACCTCGGGTCTCATCGGCCTGGTGAACGTGGTGCTCTTCACCGCGTTGGCCACGCTCGCGGCCTTCATCTACAACGTCTGCGCCGACCTGGTCGGCGGCGTCGAGCTGACGCTCGCCGAGCGGGACTGA
- a CDS encoding DLW-39 family protein, protein MLKKILLVVGVVGVAALVYKKVKESNDERALWHEATTAPDLR, encoded by the coding sequence ATGTTGAAGAAGATCCTGCTCGTCGTCGGCGTGGTAGGCGTCGCGGCACTCGTCTACAAGAAGGTCAAGGAATCCAACGACGAGCGGGCCCTCTGGCATGAGGCCACCACCGCGCCGGACCTTCGGTAG
- a CDS encoding VOC family protein — translation MDITIHTTVLPHDDPDASLAFYRDALDFEVRSDVGKGKMRWITVGPVGQPGTSILLAPPAVDPGITEDERRTIAEMMAKGTYGWILLATRDLDGTFEKVQAGDAEVVQEPTEQPYGVRDCAFRDPAGNLIRIQELR, via the coding sequence ATGGACATCACCATTCACACGACCGTCCTTCCGCACGACGACCCGGACGCGTCCCTGGCCTTCTACCGAGATGCCCTCGACTTCGAGGTTCGCAGCGACGTCGGGAAGGGCAAGATGCGCTGGATCACGGTCGGCCCCGTCGGCCAGCCCGGCACATCCATTCTTCTGGCGCCGCCGGCCGTCGACCCCGGGATCACCGAGGACGAGCGCCGCACCATCGCCGAGATGATGGCCAAGGGCACCTACGGCTGGATCCTGCTGGCCACCCGGGACCTCGACGGCACCTTCGAGAAGGTCCAGGCCGGCGACGCCGAGGTCGTACAGGAACCGACCGAGCAGCCGTACGGCGTCCGTGACTGCGCCTTCCGCGATCCGGCCGGCAACTTGATTCGGATCCAGGAGCTCCGCTGA
- a CDS encoding VOC family protein has translation MTFIESVTLDVADPTAAERFYRTAFGLDSQVRLRASQAASTGFRGFTLSLTVSQPGTVDSLVNAALGAGATSLKPAAKSLWGYGGVVQAPDGTIWKVATSAKKDTGPATRQIDDIVLLLGTADVAASKRFYVDHGLVVAKSFGRMYVEFATGSGPIKLALYRRRALAKDAGVSPDGTGSHRLTIGGDAGSFSDPDGFAWEAASPVPTP, from the coding sequence ATGACATTCATCGAATCCGTCACCCTCGACGTGGCCGACCCTACCGCCGCCGAACGCTTCTACCGCACCGCCTTCGGTCTGGACAGCCAGGTACGCCTGCGGGCGTCGCAGGCCGCCAGCACCGGTTTCCGTGGGTTCACGCTGTCGCTCACGGTGTCCCAGCCCGGCACCGTCGACAGCCTCGTCAACGCCGCCCTCGGTGCCGGCGCCACGTCGCTCAAGCCTGCCGCGAAATCGCTCTGGGGCTACGGCGGCGTCGTGCAGGCCCCGGACGGGACAATCTGGAAGGTCGCCACCTCGGCGAAGAAGGACACCGGCCCCGCCACCCGCCAGATCGACGACATCGTGCTCCTGCTGGGAACCGCGGACGTCGCCGCGAGCAAGCGGTTCTACGTCGACCACGGCCTTGTCGTGGCGAAGAGCTTCGGCCGCATGTACGTCGAGTTCGCCACCGGGTCGGGCCCGATCAAGCTGGCGCTGTACCGGCGCCGCGCCCTCGCCAAGGACGCCGGTGTCTCTCCCGACGGCACCGGATCGCACCGGCTCACGATCGGCGGCGATGCCGGCTCCTTCAGCGACCCGGACGGCTTCGCCTGGGAGGCCGCGTCACCGGTACCCACGCCCTGA
- a CDS encoding D-alanyl-D-alanine carboxypeptidase family protein, giving the protein MFDSATTQVITPVPPPPPARRRNGRLWLLISGLLTLLLAGTALVVIHPLRQPLPAPAVTRTLPASMVIPGEAPTVPWPRSGQAALSVEGLGSLGTSGGSEPIPIASVAKVMTAYVILTEHPLKRGEHGPKLTVSAAQAAAYPAELARGESLVAVRAGAVFTERQALQAVLLPSANNMARILAAWDAGSIEAFVAKMNDTAAKLGMADTRYTDPSGLDAGSVSTAVDQVILARKAMKLPAFAEIVAQKKATLPVAGTVKNYNSLVGRDGVVGIKTGSTDEAGGCLVFAAVVKVGGRRITIVGAVFGQPGANTPVQLDRVFKATRPLVRTAAAAIVVHPIVRAGDQVATVQGPLGTGTTINAGKDLAVVGWPGMEVRLDVDIPAVPTRLLADAEHGQISAVAGDNAPVGAPLHTGVRLEPPSNWDRIRERR; this is encoded by the coding sequence ATGTTCGACTCTGCGACGACCCAGGTGATTACACCGGTCCCGCCACCACCGCCGGCCCGGCGTCGTAACGGCCGCCTCTGGCTGCTGATCAGTGGTCTGCTGACCCTGCTCCTTGCCGGTACCGCGCTGGTCGTGATCCACCCGCTGCGGCAACCGCTGCCCGCGCCGGCCGTCACGCGGACCCTCCCCGCGTCGATGGTCATCCCCGGCGAGGCCCCGACGGTGCCGTGGCCGAGGTCCGGGCAGGCGGCCCTCTCGGTCGAGGGGCTCGGCTCGCTCGGCACCTCGGGCGGCAGCGAGCCGATACCGATCGCGAGCGTGGCCAAGGTGATGACGGCGTACGTCATCCTGACCGAGCACCCCCTCAAACGGGGCGAGCACGGACCGAAGCTCACGGTCAGCGCCGCGCAGGCCGCCGCGTACCCGGCGGAGCTGGCCCGTGGCGAGTCCCTGGTGGCGGTCCGAGCGGGCGCGGTCTTCACCGAGCGGCAGGCGTTGCAGGCGGTGCTGCTCCCGTCGGCGAACAACATGGCGCGGATCCTCGCGGCCTGGGACGCCGGCAGCATCGAGGCGTTCGTCGCCAAGATGAACGACACGGCCGCCAAACTGGGCATGGCCGACACCCGCTACACCGATCCGTCCGGGCTCGACGCGGGCAGCGTGAGCACCGCCGTGGACCAGGTGATCCTGGCCCGCAAGGCGATGAAGCTGCCGGCGTTCGCGGAGATCGTGGCGCAGAAGAAGGCCACCCTCCCGGTCGCCGGCACGGTGAAGAACTACAACTCCCTGGTCGGCCGGGACGGCGTCGTGGGGATCAAGACCGGGTCCACCGACGAGGCCGGCGGCTGCCTGGTCTTCGCCGCCGTCGTCAAGGTCGGCGGCCGGCGAATCACCATCGTGGGCGCCGTCTTCGGGCAGCCCGGCGCCAACACCCCGGTGCAGCTGGACCGGGTGTTCAAGGCGACCCGACCGCTGGTCCGCACCGCCGCCGCGGCGATCGTCGTGCATCCGATCGTCCGGGCCGGCGACCAGGTCGCCACCGTGCAGGGACCGCTCGGCACCGGCACGACGATCAACGCCGGGAAGGACCTGGCCGTGGTGGGTTGGCCCGGCATGGAGGTACGGCTGGACGTCGACATCCCGGCCGTACCGACGCGGCTGCTGGCCGACGCCGAACACGGCCAGATCAGTGCGGTCGCCGGGGACAACGCCCCGGTCGGCGCCCCGCTGCACACCGGCGTACGGCTGGAGCCGCCGAGCAACTGGGACCGCATCCGCGAACGCCGCTGA
- a CDS encoding YcxB family protein: MPAEQITTDPIVLRYTLTPDDLRDGFAAQQRRIWRPWLVPLLTAAALIGLAKALVSSGVGELPALAIAIVGAISVVLVLLIIGLSLLLLRLLFALIYRGQVRLIVRGNPWLSQPIRATVSDAGVQLSNAAGETTSRWPQYPLYVETARSFVLLASEKRAAMVLVLPKRGLVGADPARLAAVLATHSRQRT; this comes from the coding sequence ATGCCAGCCGAGCAGATCACGACCGATCCGATCGTGCTCCGTTACACCCTCACCCCGGACGACCTGCGCGACGGGTTCGCCGCCCAGCAGCGTCGGATCTGGCGTCCCTGGCTGGTTCCCCTGCTGACGGCCGCCGCGCTGATCGGGCTCGCCAAGGCCCTCGTCTCATCCGGGGTCGGGGAGCTGCCGGCGCTGGCCATCGCGATCGTCGGGGCCATCTCCGTCGTGCTGGTGCTCCTCATCATCGGGCTGAGCCTGCTGCTGCTCCGGCTCCTGTTCGCCCTGATCTACCGGGGGCAGGTCCGCCTCATCGTGCGCGGGAATCCCTGGCTGTCCCAGCCGATCCGGGCGACGGTGTCCGACGCCGGAGTGCAGCTCAGCAACGCGGCCGGGGAGACGACGAGCCGCTGGCCCCAGTACCCGCTGTACGTCGAGACGGCCCGGTCGTTCGTCCTGCTGGCCTCGGAGAAGCGTGCCGCGATGGTGCTCGTGCTGCCGAAACGGGGACTGGTCGGGGCCGATCCGGCGCGGCTGGCGGCGGTGCTCGCCACCCACTCCCGACAGCGCACCTGA